In Dermacentor andersoni chromosome 11, qqDerAnde1_hic_scaffold, whole genome shotgun sequence, the sequence gaagcacgaagtttacaaattcataggtctgcatcaagaacagacatcgcggttctgtaaacggcatacattagattattcaaagcggacaaattcgatatgtcattttacatcttacgtgaatttgttacgttggttacaagggttctgcaaaagttgtatttccatataactaaaattttttatattcatgtgtacatcaattttgtccgctttagatgtactactagatgcaattcacagaattgtgttatctTTCATCAatgttagagttgtaaacttgatagctgcgttttcagaaaattttctatttttgccaatatttaataaaaaattgacgacctaaatcgaaaattcgaaaccaacagtcactagattttaagcttttcttttaaatgcaacaaacctcatcaaattcggtgcagtggttgctgagaaaaataaattctccttttacatgtatttagataggagcacccgagctaaagcttcctcttaacccatATATGCCTAGTGTCCTATATGTAGGACACTGAAAATTTTCAAATAActcgaaaaattttttttgtcaaAAAGCTAGCGCCCCCTAGGGGGTGTTTCTGAGGCTATGGCCTTCTCGCGTGCAAGTCTTGGTTAGCGTGGGAGCACAGCTCGCCACGTTAGCCACCATAGCCACGTGCTTGCAGTTTCAAAATCGGCGTTCCGCGTGAGCTTCGACGAACGCCATGCCGAGAAAGAAAATGTAAGTAATATAAATTGAAATGATTTTTGATGTTTTCGAGATTTTTGTCAGTTATTCCTGAGTAATTGAATATGCTGTGAAAACAATGTCAATGTGGTATAGGCAACATTTTTTTGTTTACGATCTGTCAAACAGCGGTGTCCTATATGTAGGACGCTAGGCAGATCGGGGGTCGCTGTTGTTTCACTCTGGAACGCGCGATGCGTCGCGCGCGTAGCGTTGAAGTAGCATAGTAAAATACATATGGACGTATggcagaaacttttttttttccaattgcaGTCAGAAGATTCCCTGCAGTTCATTTTACCGCAGAAGAGATCCGCAAACGCTCAACGACATTCTAAACCAGATTGACGCTGGGGAAGATGTACCGTCTACGGTGGCCATTCTTCCGCCCGAAAATCACGCGGCGGCAGTGACAGATGAAGAAAGCGGTGATGAAGAATGCACCAGCATGGACCATCTGCCGGGGAGCACTCTTCGTGCTGAAGTTCTGGACACTTGTTCAGAGTCAAGTGAGGACGAGAACGACCAGGAGCCACCAGCTAAGCAACAGAAACGACGTGTCAAGTGGGATAAACGCGATTTGAACGCGAGTTTCCCAACTCGCCACTCGTGTGATTCAGACTCCGCTGAAGGAGCACCGCTAACTCCAGTAGAGGCATTTGAAAAATTTTTCGATGATGAAGTCATCAACCTGCTTGTTGCAAACACCAACACCTATGCACAACAGAAGAATCGGTTGTTGAACGTGAACGCAGGTGAGATGAGATGTTTTCTCGGCATTCTGCTTCTCAGTGGCTATGTGCCGGTTCCAAGGCGTCGCATGTTGTGGGAAAACTCACGTGATTCTCATAATGAACTCGTCGCGAACTCTATGAGGCGGGACCGATTTGAAGCCATTTTCACCAACCTACATGTGGCTGACAACAACAACCTAGTACAAGAAGACAAATTCACAAAACTGCGACCACTGTTTAGGCTCTTGAATGGACGGTTTCTGTTGTATGCTCCATTACTAGACTGCTTCAGCATTGATGAAAGCATGTGCGAGTACTTCGGAAAGCATGGATGCAAGCAGTTTATGAAAGGGAAACCAATCCGATTTGGCTATAAATTGTGGTGCATTTGCACCCCATTGGGCTATTTGCTTTCTGTTGAGCCCTACCAAGGGAGGTATGGCGTCAATGTGGATGATAAAAACAAGCTTGGTCTAGGAGGATCTGTTGTTACAGAAATGGTGTCCAGGTTGAAAGAAAGGCTTGATTACTGTTTTCATGTGTTCTTTGACAACTTCTTTTCAAGTCTCAAACTTGTTAGAATGCTTTCGTCAATGGGTGTCAAGTGCACAGGCACCGTGCGGGATAACCGAATAGAAAACTGTCC encodes:
- the LOC126517478 gene encoding piggyBac transposable element-derived protein 2-like; this translates as MPRKKIQKIPCSSFYRRRDPQTLNDILNQIDAGEDVPSTVAILPPENHAAAVTDEESGDEECTSMDHLPGSTLRAEVLDTCSESSEDENDQEPPAKQQKRRVKWDKRDLNASFPTRHSCDSDSAEGAPLTPVEAFEKFFDDEVINLLVANTNTYAQQKNRLLNVNAGEMRCFLGILLLSGYVPVPRRRMLWENSRDSHNELVANSMRRDRFEAIFTNLHVADNNNLVQEDKFTKLRPLFRLLNGRFLLYAPLLDCFSIDESMCEYFGKHGCKQFMKGKPIRFGYKLWCICTPLGYLLSVEPYQGRYGVNVDDKNKLGLGGSVVTEMVSRLKERLDYCFHVFFDNFFSSLKLVRMLSSMGVKCTGTVRDNRIENCPILTQKEMKSKNRGFYDYKVDAESEIIACRWKDNSTVTVVSNAHGVEPTQMVKRYSRENKSKVTVEQPFLISSYNGNMGGVDRLDQNISKYRTAIRGKKWYSSLLTYLVDACVNNAFQLYRIGTTKTELLTFRRTIAVSYMKSYGTKPLRGKSRQSLLEAQSRFDRIDHTVIPQEKQTRCAHCHEKTTTRCEKCDIGVHVKCFKLYH